From one Bacteroides intestinalis DSM 17393 genomic stretch:
- a CDS encoding condensin complex protein MksE gives MRNNTQRIYERLSRGEFLSVDSTDTSIRHLYEDIEENMEDYTDYFKEIGLQLECGNGFFYFSRKGESKQTIEQKLESFSKWLDYLDFLKCYNQSFTAGYQFRKSHLIEQISLDIELKEKANHLFKKYGAGSNIEIVNKLLQEMQNMGFAECISEQDETYKITSAFRYVEELVEIIQIVNEDEVPE, from the coding sequence ATGCGAAATAATACTCAAAGAATATACGAACGGTTGAGCCGAGGAGAGTTTCTTTCGGTGGACAGCACAGATACCTCCATCCGCCATTTGTATGAAGATATCGAGGAGAATATGGAGGATTATACTGATTACTTCAAGGAAATTGGTCTGCAATTGGAATGCGGCAATGGTTTCTTCTATTTTTCGCGAAAAGGAGAAAGTAAGCAAACCATAGAACAGAAATTGGAAAGCTTTTCAAAATGGCTTGACTATCTGGACTTTTTGAAATGCTATAACCAATCATTTACAGCCGGATATCAGTTCCGTAAAAGTCATTTGATAGAACAGATTAGTCTGGATATAGAACTAAAAGAAAAGGCTAATCATCTATTCAAGAAGTACGGTGCAGGGTCTAATATTGAGATTGTAAACAAACTGCTTCAAGAGATGCAGAATATGGGTTTTGCCGAGTGTATTAGCGAACAAGACGAGACTTATAAGATTACTTCGGCATTTCGCTATGTTGAAGAATTAGTGGAAATCATTCAAATAGTTAATGAAGATGAAGTACCTGAATAA